A stretch of Candidatus Atribacteria bacterium ADurb.Bin276 DNA encodes these proteins:
- the rpsF gene encoding 30S ribosomal protein S6, translating to MNQYELGMVLRSTLTEEEVSQVIENVKSRIAELGGECTGTNLWGKRRLAHPINKQTEGIYVFFNFSLSPQSVKELVRTVQFIDSALRHILVKEEKKKVAVKENKPVEATVIEDSPEPQPEEVEASDPESNDEQTPSE from the coding sequence ATGAATCAGTACGAATTAGGAATGGTTCTTCGATCAACTTTGACCGAAGAAGAAGTCAGTCAGGTTATTGAAAATGTAAAGTCTCGGATAGCAGAACTCGGAGGAGAATGCACCGGGACTAATTTATGGGGAAAGAGGCGTCTCGCTCATCCCATTAACAAACAAACTGAAGGAATTTACGTGTTTTTTAACTTCTCGCTTTCTCCCCAATCAGTTAAGGAACTGGTTAGAACTGTTCAGTTTATCGATTCGGCTCTACGTCATATCCTGGTGAAAGAAGAAAAGAAAAAGGTTGCTGTAAAAGAAAATAAACCAGTGGAAGCGACCGTAATTGAAGACAGTCCCGAGCCACAACCTGAGGAAGTTGAAGCTTCTGATCCTGAAAGTAACGATGAACAAACTCCATCTGAATAG
- the ssb_2 gene encoding Single-stranded DNA-binding protein ssb: MIGQITDKPELRYVPSGSPICSFSIEVLREKPSSTGTAEEFDVFPVIAWNDQALYCSQSIEKGSWAYCEGSLQIRTFGEVGAQKKTTVEVILKDIFRLQQ, translated from the coding sequence TTGATAGGTCAAATAACCGATAAACCAGAACTTCGTTATGTACCAAGTGGTTCTCCTATATGCTCTTTTTCGATTGAAGTGTTGAGAGAAAAACCAAGTTCGACCGGTACAGCAGAAGAATTCGATGTATTTCCGGTTATTGCTTGGAACGATCAAGCCCTCTATTGCAGCCAGTCAATCGAAAAAGGGAGTTGGGCTTATTGTGAGGGATCGTTACAAATACGCACCTTTGGTGAAGTGGGTGCTCAGAAAAAAACGACAGTTGAAGTGATTCTTAAAGATATTTTTCGACTTCAGCAATAA
- the rpsR gene encoding 30S ribosomal protein S18: MRSERDSGKRFFRRSRKKNCIFCVEKGPIDYKDINRLGRFISERGKIVPKRVTSVCAKHQRELSIAIKRAREIGLLPYSLD, encoded by the coding sequence ATGAGATCTGAGCGAGATTCAGGAAAAAGATTTTTTAGACGTTCAAGAAAGAAAAATTGTATTTTCTGTGTTGAAAAAGGTCCAATCGATTATAAGGATATCAATCGTTTGGGACGTTTTATTAGTGAAAGAGGGAAGATTGTTCCGAAAAGAGTTACCAGTGTTTGTGCTAAACATCAAAGGGAACTTTCAATAGCCATCAAAAGAGCTCGGGAAATTGGTTTACTTCCCTATTCGCTTGATTAA
- the rplI gene encoding 50S ribosomal protein L9, producing MQLILLQKVENLGDEGDVIEVKEGYARNYLLPKKLAIKATKGSLTQIDILKRKKKQREEKELDAIRQLQKKVDGLRLEFNRKAGEKGKLYGSVTSKEIADKIGEILELELDRKFIDLPEPIKDLGETEVKLHFGKGIYGSVQVQIIPEESVQPDVSKEVKES from the coding sequence ATGCAACTTATACTTTTACAAAAAGTGGAAAACCTCGGTGATGAAGGTGATGTTATCGAGGTAAAAGAAGGATACGCTAGAAATTATCTCCTTCCAAAGAAATTGGCGATTAAAGCGACCAAGGGGAGTTTGACTCAAATTGATATTTTGAAGCGCAAGAAAAAGCAAAGAGAAGAAAAAGAGTTAGATGCTATTCGTCAGCTTCAAAAAAAGGTAGACGGATTACGTCTTGAATTTAATAGAAAAGCTGGAGAAAAAGGAAAACTTTACGGTTCAGTAACTTCCAAAGAAATTGCTGATAAAATTGGAGAAATATTAGAATTAGAATTGGATCGTAAATTTATTGATCTTCCAGAACCAATCAAAGACCTAGGTGAAACCGAAGTTAAACTCCATTTTGGCAAAGGTATTTATGGGTCAGTACAGGTTCAGATTATCCCCGAAGAAAGTGTTCAACCGGATGTTTCAAAAGAGGTGAAAGAATCCTGA